GACCATCCTCATGGCCCTCATCACTGCGCTCAAACAACAGTTGAAGACCTAGGCAGATGCCGAGCAGGGGACGCGCTTCGTCATGCCACTGCTGCAGGGGAGCTACCAAGCCTGAGGCATGAAGTCTGTGCATGGCTGGATCAAAGGCACCGACGCCTGGAAGCACCAGGGCATCACAGGATTCCAGATCCTGCGGATGCTGAACCGCAATCAACGGTTGCCCCAACCGTTCGAAGCAGGTCTGGACGGAATGAAGGTTGCCCATGCCGTAATCGATCAGACCGATCCTCTGGATCGGTCTCGTGTCGGCTGGGGATGAAGTGTCTGCAGTCGAGGTCAGTGTTGGCCTCAGAGATATTTCGCAATCGTGCCAGACAGCGTTGCCTTGGGAACAGCACCGACAACGGTGTCGACCTTCTGGCCGCCCTTGAAGACCATCAGGGTGGGGATGCTGCGGATGCCGAACTGACTGGCCACGTTGGGATTCTCATCCGTGTTCAACTTGAACACTTTGATCTTGCCCTCGAATTCCTTGGCGATCTCATCAACAATGGGAGCCACCATGCGGCAGGGGCCGCACCAAGGTGCCCAGAAATCAACCAGCACGGGAACGTCACTCTGAAGCACGTCCTGTTCGAAGGAGGCGTCGGTAACAGCAGCAGCGCTGGACATTAAGGATGTGTCGAGATGGGCGAAATTTAGCAACCGAATCCGGGGTTGCCTTTCGATTTCGACCTCTCTGCGCCTGAACTGTGATGGACGGCGTAAAACTGAAAGCCCGAACGCGTCGGGCCGGGGGGTGTGAGGAGTGTGTGGGCCGGAGCCCGCACACGATCAACTTTACC
This region of Synechococcus sp. NOUM97013 genomic DNA includes:
- the trxA gene encoding thioredoxin, translating into MSSAAAVTDASFEQDVLQSDVPVLVDFWAPWCGPCRMVAPIVDEIAKEFEGKIKVFKLNTDENPNVASQFGIRSIPTLMVFKGGQKVDTVVGAVPKATLSGTIAKYL